Within Lusitaniella coriacea LEGE 07157, the genomic segment AGGGATGGGGTTTATTTTTTAACACTATCGGAGGATTACTCAATGTTTTATTAGTTCTTGTTTTGACCTTGATGCTCCTGGCAAACCCCACTCCTTATCGCCAAGGTTTTATTCGCCTATTTCCCTCTTTCTATCGGCGGCGCGTCGATGAAATCCTGCACCTTTGCGATGAAGACTTGCAGGGATGGTTGTTGGGGGTGTTATTTAATATGAGCGCGATCGGAATTCTCAGCTTTTCCGGATTACTTCTTCTTGGAATTCCCCTTGCTTTTTCCCAAGCGATCCTCGCCGCAGTTTTAACTTTAGTTCCTAATATCGGCCCTGTCTTAAGTGTTATTCCACCGATGGCAATTTCTTTTCTTGAAGAACCTTGGAAACCTATTGCTGTCCTTATTTTATACTTTGGAATTCAACAGGTAGAAAGTAACCTCTTAACGCCCTTTGTGATGGCAAGGCAAGTTGCCTTACTCCCCGCTATCACTTTACTCGCTCAAGTCTTTTTCGCGACCACTTTTGGCTTTTTAGGATTATTCCTGGCTTTACCTTTGACGGTCATCGGTCAAGTTTGGGTTAAAGAAGTTTTGATCAAAGATATTTTAGATGAATGGCAGTCAAACAAAAAACTAAAAATGCAGCCGATTCCCGATAATCTCTCCTCTGAAGCTTTGGAAACCTCGCCAAAACTGGAGAGTGAAGTAAATAAAAATGATGCTTTTTTACCTTCTGATGAGTCAGAGCATTTATCCTCACCCTCTCCCCAGGAAGAATCTTCAGATTCAGAGCAATGGGAGTAATGAAAATTGAATTTTCTACTATTTCTTTCTCTTCTAAATCTTGCTAATTAAAAACAGGGGGTATGAGAAGCGTTAGCATACTGGTTATCAGGTTAGATCGAACGTTTTGTCGTCGATCGCCGCCATTTCCCAACGACGAAACCAGCGCGATCGCGCGCAACCGACGATCGTCACTAGCGGGAGAACCAGCAGCAGGCTCAACTGTCGAACGACCAAACCGCCCTGACTGGCGAACAATTCCAGAAGTCCGTCGGTGGCGCGTTGGTGCAGCACGATGGCGAAAAGTCCCAACAAGATGGACAACCCGGCAATCTGCTGAGAAGAAACTCGACCCACACTGACTTGGAACGGACGGCGCAACCACCGCACTCCCAAGACGGCGACCCATTCGATCGCCCCAAAAGTCGCCCCTGGTCGGAGGAATTCCCACAATACCAATAGGACAAACAACCCACTCAATTGCAGTTCTAGCGTATGAACGGGGAAAAACGC encodes:
- a CDS encoding AI-2E family transporter, coding for MTFGKWLGFVTLIVSLYILWKIHQLVLLVLTAVILANAMSMLVTTLQKRLSLKRGIAVLLSTILVISGLVGLFWIIVPSFTDQFQQLALQVIQSLERLNIWLLKLEERLDPRFIEALPNLNELIAQLRPLINQIFGQGWGLFFNTIGGLLNVLLVLVLTLMLLANPTPYRQGFIRLFPSFYRRRVDEILHLCDEDLQGWLLGVLFNMSAIGILSFSGLLLLGIPLAFSQAILAAVLTLVPNIGPVLSVIPPMAISFLEEPWKPIAVLILYFGIQQVESNLLTPFVMARQVALLPAITLLAQVFFATTFGFLGLFLALPLTVIGQVWVKEVLIKDILDEWQSNKKLKMQPIPDNLSSEALETSPKLESEVNKNDAFLPSDESEHLSSPSPQEESSDSEQWE